Part of the Sinomonas atrocyanea genome is shown below.
CGTGGGCGGCAGTAGGCATGCTGCGAGTCTAGCCAGCCCGGTTCACGCGCCGGTCAGTCCCCCACGGCGTAGCGGCTGACGAAGTTGTCCAGGATCTTCTGCGGCTCGCTCACGCGGGCGCCGCGCGCGCGTTCCTTGACCTGCTCGGCCTCGTGGGGCGGGAAGTAGCCCGAGTGCCGGTAGGCGTCGATGCGCCGTTCGAGGCCCGCCACGTCCAGCTCGGGGTGGAACTGGGTCGCGTAGAGGTTCCGGCGGAAGCGGAACATCTGCACCGGGCACGTGTCCGAGCCGGCGAGGAGCGCGGCGTGCGGCGGGAGCGTGCGGACGGCCTCCTTGTGGCCCACGAAGGCGTGGAACGCCGGTTGGAGGCCGGCGCAGAGGGGATCCCGGAGGCCGACGGCGCTCAGCCTCACCTTCACGGGCCCGACGGGCTCGCCGAAGTGGCGGTCGATCACGGCACCCATCTGGCTGCCCAGGAGACCGACCCCGTAGCAGGCGCCGAGGAACGGGAAGTCTGCCTCGACGATCCGGCGGAGCAGGACGCCGATCTCCTCCTCGACCCGGCGCTGGACCGGGTCCTTCTCCTCCCTGGGGTCCGAGGCGGTGAACGGGCTCCCGCCGAGGATCACCCCCGAGTAGTCCTCGAGCCGGATCTGGGGCAGGGGGCCGGCCTCGGCGCGGACGCGATGCAGGTGCTCGGGCTCGAGGCCCGCGTAGGCGCAGAAGGCCCGGTACTCGTCGTCCGCCACCTCGTCGTGGTCACGGGATGCCAGCAGAAGGAAGGGCCTCATGAGCATATTGTGGGCTCCCCGGCGCCCGGAGCGAAGCGGCGGCGCGGGCGGCAGCAGCGAGGGCGAGGACGGTGAGCAGGGCTGCCGCGATGTGCGCCACCACGAGGAGGTGGAAGTCCAGCGGCGCAGCCTGCACGGCGCCGGCCGGGGCCGTGGACACCGTGCCGTGGTGGGCGTGCCCCGCCGCGGGGAAGAGGGGACCGTCCGGACCGGCAAGCGCCGTGAACGCGAGGTGGAGGGCCTGCTGGAGGGCGCCGCTGCCGAGGGCGAGCATCCAGGGGGCGAGGGGCGCGCGGGCCACCGCGGAGGCCAACAGGCTCACGAGCACCACGAGCGCCGCGAGGACCCCCGCGGGCGGCGCGGCCCCGCCCGAGACGAGGTGGGCCACGAGCCCGAGGCCCACCGCCGCCGGGCCTCCGACCAAGGCCCATGCCGCCGACCTGCGGCGCCCGAGGCGCGATGTCCTGTCCATGCACAGCATTCGGAGCGAGGCGCCCCGGCGGATGGCGGCCCGGCGCCGCCCCGCATCGCGGACGTCATCTGGACGGGCTGGCCTTGCCCCGAGCGCGCCCGGGAAGACAAAGGAGGCGGAGCAGTCAGTGGAATGAGCCATGCGGCGACGTGCGGGTGGTGGGGATATGCCTGAGCGGGGGCCCCTGAGGGACCTGCAGTCGATGCTCCTCGGCATGCTCGGGGACCTCTCGGTCCGCCGGGTGCTCGAACGGCTCGCCGACTCGGCCCGGGACCTGGCCAGTGCCACGGAGGCGGTCATCCGGCTCTCTGCCCCCGACTGGGCGCCCCTCGTGGTCAGCTCCTCCTCACCGGAGCGGCGAGTGCCGGAGGACGGGGATCCCCCGCCCGGCGCAGATCCCCCCGGGACCAGTCCGTGGGATGCCGCCACGGACAGCGGGCGCACGCTCCTCTCCGTGCCGATCCGCGCCCACGGGGCACACCTCGGCGAGCTGTTCCTGACGGGCCGGGGCCCCTTCGCGCCAGAGGTCGAGGAGCTGATCGCAGCTCTGGCTGCGGCGGCCGGGGCCGCGGCGTGGAACGCCCGCCTCTACGAAGAGGCGCAAGGCCGCGAGCGATGGCTCGACGCGACGCTTTCGGTGACGGCAGACCTGGTCTCCGGACAGGGACTCGTGGCCGGACGCGAACTCGATCTGGTCGCAGGGCGGGCGCTGGCGGCCTCGCAGTCGACCCTGGCCCTGGTGGCGCTGCCGGACGGCGGGTCGTTCCGGATCGCCGCGGCCGCGGGGACGATGCCGTCGCCGACGCTTCTGGCCGTCCTCGCGGAGCGCCTGCCCCAGCCGACGGGGCACGCGCAGGACGGCGAGGCCGCGATCTGGCTCGGGACGGACGCTACCGAAGGCCTCGGCCCCCTGTTGGCGGCGCGGCTCGGCCGCAGCCCGGCGCCGGGCGTGCTGCTGCTGGCACGGAAGGAGGGCTCGTCCTACACGCGACCCGACGTCTCCGCCGCGGCCGTGTTCTGCTCCAACGCTGCGCTGGCCCTGGGGATGCGGGCCCGCAGCCTGGGCGGGGAGGCGCTGGCCGCAGACCGTGCCCGCATCGGCGACGGCGTGCGCGAGCGGATCGTGCCGCGTCTGCTCTCGGCCGGCCTGAGCCTGCGGCAGCTCGCTCTGCTCGCCCCGGCGGCCAGCGCCGCGGCACTCGTCGAGGAGGTTTCCCGCCAGCTCGACACGGCGGTGCAGAATCTGCTGCAGACAGGCGAACTGTTCGGGACCGGGCACCTCACGCAGGGGGTCGAGGCGGCGTCCTTCTCCGCGGAGCTGCTCGCCGCGGTGAGCGCCTCTGCTGACGCCGCCGGCGTCGAGGCGCAGATCACGATCCTCGGATGCACGGAGG
Proteins encoded:
- a CDS encoding glutamine amidotransferase; this encodes MRPFLLLASRDHDEVADDEYRAFCAYAGLEPEHLHRVRAEAGPLPQIRLEDYSGVILGGSPFTASDPREEKDPVQRRVEEEIGVLLRRIVEADFPFLGACYGVGLLGSQMGAVIDRHFGEPVGPVKVRLSAVGLRDPLCAGLQPAFHAFVGHKEAVRTLPPHAALLAGSDTCPVQMFRFRRNLYATQFHPELDVAGLERRIDAYRHSGYFPPHEAEQVKERARGARVSEPQKILDNFVSRYAVGD